DNA from Tachypleus tridentatus isolate NWPU-2018 chromosome 8, ASM421037v1, whole genome shotgun sequence:
GCCGCAGAGAttttaaataaccaaaatataacCTAGTTATACTTtggtttattgaaataattagcTTACCTATTTATATCGACTGTTCTGTTTCACATAACAATTTGCTTTCAAAACTCATTGTAGCTAAAAGTCATCAGGTCGcagaaataattaatatgtattttattaataaatagagTTATAACGGTAAGATTACAGACGATAGGACTTTACAAAGGTTAATCACAGATTTTCTCTTTACACGTAAGTCTAACTCGTTTTGATTTTGCACCAGGTTGTTCACACcgtgttattaaacataaagatatAACATAAGTAGGTCTTTCCTTCATTCATACATTAGTTTTGCAAGTGAAACTTCTAATACTCGTAATATAACAATAATTCTGAAAGTTTGTGActctaaaaactgagttttgatacccgtggtggacacagcacagatagtccattgttgaAGGTTTGTGCTTTAGTAccaataaaaaatcttaaatacagTAAAGtcgaataaacaaaataacttttagttcTCATAACTATAAATcaacttttctctttcttttttatcaAACCACGATACATTTATTTCTCGTACTGATATTCAGTTAACTTTAAAAGACATAAAATACGGCTGATTCAGGTAATCTGAAATAAGTCGCTGTTATTTGAACATGAACCTGTATCATTAAGTAAGTAGAAAACTATGTTAAAGCATAAGACTTTAAGGCGAGATAAATCTAAAACAATCAGTTAATGACTGAAAAGTCTTATTAAGTTTACATAGATTTGCATAGatatacataaataacaacaTAGTGATATACAGGAGTGTAAATAAATGTGTCTAACACGCTCTTCGCAGTTACTCATTTCACAGGCATAAAAGAACATTTCATCTCGTTAATGTACATGGAAGGAAGTTATAGTAGAAACTATTATAGCTGTCTAAAACTTAACGTTTGAAACAAAGTTTGTATCTTAAAAGAGTAGTTGTAACGAAAGTTTGTGAAATTATGTCATGGTAACCTAAGAAATGTGAGATAGTACTCGAAAATTTTTTAGATTAACCTAAAGATATACTTAGAATTAAAGTGTGTGAAAGTTGTCGAAACAACCAGAAACTTAACCTTTAGTAAAATACactatatattgaaatattgaaacaaaatatgtgaaaTGTTGTCACAGAGAGACTGGTAAggtaatttaagttttatatatgtttctaaTGAAGGACATGAAATATTTTCGTGGTCagtaaagtaaatgaagtaaaatattacacaaacctGAAGGAGTACTTGAAAGAAGGCGTAATTGTGACATTATATATGCAAAATGCATCTGTAATATTAGTATATACTCATTTTCTAACCTAATTGTTTGGCACGAATATACTGCTATCAAACAATAAACATGGTTATAACATATTCCATAGCATGGcttatagatgtttttttttctcttttttaattttcttaatctCTCTACGCCAGGTTttcatcaaataatataaaaaattaatagctATTTTCGACCGGTTATGAAGAAGTTCCATTAGTCATTTCTACGTTTAATCACCGATCGTACATATCGATAAGTagaacattaattattttaaaataaaataataatgatgaaatagaCCTTAACGACTAGTACATATATActtaagagaaatattttttgCCATCTACGTagtaactattttcttgaacttaGTTAAGACTcgcaaaaatattaaagaaaattaacttttcaaatataCACGACTTATTTCACTAGATTCATTTTCATTACATGGTCTTTTATTAATTCTTAACACCTGTAGTCATCGTAGAGGATACTCGTTATAATtaagtttcaggtttgtttttgtttctatttccaTGAAGTCAATTATACCCGAGTATAATATCAAATCAACTCCATGTGATACGAACAAGCTAAATAACATATTACACAAATACgcgttttcatgttttatttttaaacaaaaaagaattGTGTTACTAAACTATATTATTTCCAACAAGGTTTACTCTTCTCACGACGTGCTTAACGTGTGCTCTCGGCATAAAAGGTGTGGTTGGTCATCTCAGTTTTGCCTCAAGGTAGAAAGTGTCTCTTTTTCATCCTCACGCCGTGATCTACTTTTAATGTAACAGTTTTCGATGTTTTTGTTTAATCAGATGTGTCATATGTTATAGAATCTGTAGATACCAAATTTTGGTTGGCTAGGAAGTCCAAAAGAGGCCAGGGCGTTGGTGAAGAGAAGGAGATTCAGTGTATtcgtttcgttttgttttgttttgtgtaattagCTGACAAAATCACGCAAGAGTTTGACATCAAGTAATGACGTCCTACCTTTTAGATTTATGATATCCTCTTGCTGTAAACAGATGGGTATATAAGGCGTTGTAAAGACCAACGCTTGATATAAGTTGGTTTGATTTACTTAGTTTCCTTTTTACAAGCATAATCAGAGACAATATGAATTTCCCATTCACTGAGATGTTCTTGTTAGAGGTAAGTGTCAGACACAGTTTTCAAAACAATGCATGTAAAAGGTATTGCAAATTTTTTTTACGAAactaaaattgtatatttttgttcaaTTTGTTGCTAAGTGCAAAGATACATATAGGATTATCTATACtgtgcctaccacgagtatcgaaacccgatttctagtgttggaagtccgcagacacatTGCTGTGCTACTAGATGGCAccattatatgtatgtatgtatgtttgcaaagtttcaatattttgatgCTTCACAAAATGAGTAGCactagtatttttgtttgttaattttctgAACTTTCATAATTCCTACTCAGGACTATTAAACATGAATTCAAGAAACAGTGATACAATGATGCGTAATAAATCATGTTCTATTTATGATGAATACTCTTCCTAAACAATGTATCAAAGAATAAGTTATATTCATTTCAAGATCCAAAGTTCGCTATACTGTCATAAAATTGAAGACTAGATTATACATGTAGTGCTAGCATTTTTCGTATAGTGAACAAATTCAAAAAAGCACTTTTTATCTTGTATGAGCTCTCTGATTTCAAtttgaataaataacaataaaagttatttacattatcttgaaataacttataatacaAATTTTCTCATGCatggtaatattaacaataaagtcTGCTTTACTAATTGTCTGACCTCAGTAGCTACTACTTACAATGTTTGCAAAGTGTTTCAAAGGTACATAATATCAAAATGCTTATATTTTGCTCCATACTTAATCCTTACGACATGTAGATTTTTACAGTGCTTACACTGCGTAGGCCCGAGTCTTCTTTCAAATGCATATGGTGTTCAGAAATGTTACTTTGTGTTTCCATGAGATTGTTCTGAATTATTCAAATCATCTTTACGTCTTTCTTTGAAGATATTCGTTCACAATTTTCTTGCATCTACTTCCAAAAAATACTAGAAAGTGTAGAATGTTTACAGTGTGTATTTCAAAGAAGTTTTTTAAGCACGTAAGTGATACAGAAACGTGCTTTCATACTTTTAATTATGAGATTAGTTTAAAAGTATActttaaggaaaaaaatatttgaatttatgcATTTTTGAGTGATTATAgaccatcattgtttgtttgtttgtttttaaatttcgcacaaagctacacgagggctatctgcgctagccatccctaatttatcagtgtaagactaaagggaaggcagctagtcatcaccacccgccgccaactattggactactctttttctaatgaatagtgggattgaacttcacattataagtcccacacggctgaaatggcgagcatgtttgatgagatggggattcgagcccgggACCTTTAGGTTACGAGTCAAttgttttaaccacttggccatggtgAGCCTTATAAAGCATAATAGACTAACGAAGGTTTTCTACAAAATTGActgcgttatattaaaacgatttttgaaAAACCAAATCAGCAAGTCACAAGATAATCAAGTTGATAGAAAATCGCGATACAACGGAAagtatcataactacattttgacattgtttgacgtGTCTACGTAGGTGAATGGGTGGTGTGATGCCACTATAATTAGTCGCCATTTTGAAGACTATTTAACGGTCCCTCTTAACGTAAAGTATTGTTATAAGATCATAAAGATATTTTCAGATGGAGAATTAGAGTTTACAAAATGGGGATGTTCCTTGTAagctgagggtcactggttcgattccccgccacaccaaacatgtgacggtaaatcctagTACGAGTTGATAAgaaagtatctcaagagttggtggtgggtgatgatgattagctgcctttcttctggtcttacacttctaaattagggacaactagcgcagataaccctcgtacaCTTTTgtggacaactagcgcagataacctacgtacagttttgtgcgaaattaataAATGACCAACCTTTTTCGCACGCTTTATCTCGACAAAACTAAGAATGAATGAGATGCATTGTAAACAAAAATTGCGTATTATTTGCGTATTAtgctttattcaaaatataaatatatttcgaaAATATAactctatttttaatttttcaggcACTAGTACTTTCCTTTGGTGTTGGATGTTGCCGAGCTTTGACTGGTGATTATCAAAATCAAGCTAATTTTGACGTAAGTAACTTACTTGGTATTTTtcactaaaatcatgaaatataCATCTTTCCTAAATTTTCTTGTCAAGCGAGTATCTTCATTACTTGGATACATAGCAGTCAACGACTATATCGCTGGAATACATTCCTAAacccaaatataataaatttgtcataaaATTTTAGCTTTTATTGAGTTCGAAATACGAGGTTTTGTACATCAAAATAATAtcattgttttgaatatttcttttttaacaagtgCCTTGTCCATCGTGAATTTCACACTGTATATTAAttcaaaaatgaattttaaatgttttattgaacaaTTCGGAGATTTTTCTTATTGTATGGTATAAAATTTTGTCGAGTAAttctatcatttataaaatattgcaaTATTACCTTAAACCAAATTGTCTAATTCAACAGCGAATGTCAATAATGTATTTCTCTATTTAGGAATATCCTAAACCCTATAATTTTGGTTACGACGTTCAAGACGAGTTAGGAACAGCCCTCAGTCGTTGGGAAAGTGGTGATGGCAGCGGCGCTGTAAGTGGATCTTATGGATACACTGACCCTTTGGGAGTTTACCGATGGGTGCAATACCAAGCTGATGGAAATGGCTTTGTCGCTAATATTAAGACCAACGAGCCCGGAACAGCCAATCAAAATCCAGCGGATGTTACTCTCTCAGCTGAAGAACCCCCAGTTGccgttattcaaaatattttagccCAAGATCGTGCACGAGCTTCTAAACCTGTTCACGCAGGATCAGGATTCATTGGTCGTCCTGCTGTAGCTTTAGGCGGTGGGCTACCTGGTTTTGGTTTGGGTGGTCGTCATCGTGGTGCTGGATTTGGTGGTGGCCACTCAGGTGCAGGTTTCGGCGTTGGTGGTCGTGGGGCTGGTTTAGGTGTTGGCCAGTTAGGCGCAGGTTTTGGTGGCGGAAGTCGTAGAGCTGGCTTCGGTGGCGGCCACACAGGTGCTGGTTTTGGTGGTGGTTTGGGTGGCGGCCACATAAGTGCTGGTTTTGGTAGGGGCGGGTTAGGTGCTAGTTTTGGTGGAAGAGCTGGGGTCAAAATCGGCGGTGGTCACTCTGGTGTTGGATTTACCAGTAGTTTGCCTGTTGCTGGTTTTGGTAGAGGTTTGTCTGGTGCTGGTTTTGTCGGTCGTCGTCAAGCTGCTGGATTTCATGGTGGTCATTCTGTTAGTGGATTAGGTGGTGATTCTACTATATGGTCTTCTTCTCATGGTGTATTAAATGTTGGTGGAGGAAAGCATGGTCATCCATATTAGCAtatgtgtttgttattttgttactcaGGGGCTTTAggtatgagacaaattgttattGAAAATGCATTTTTGTTCCATATTTTGagctttaattataaaacaaaaaaatcttaaaaacatCTGTGTAACTGTTTGTGGTATTAGAAACTATTGTtagttatgtttaaaaataaatatctctttTTCTCCcaggttttaaatttaaatatgttgcTTCAGATAATTGtagctaaataaaatattttatctaattactttttgttcttttcattcttgtaataaaattgtGAAACAGTTAAGTCGCATATAAAAGCtagaaaattatttctaaaataatgctGATAAGTCAATACTCCCGATTTACCAACTTAAACTGTCGTTGTTATCGGAACAGAActgtttgtagtttatctgaagtataaaacagtaatatagtTGAATAAATGAGACAAATCAAAAAACTAGACAGAAAAACTTTCTGATTCGTTACAAATGTTGCAAATGGTGTAATGCTTTTCATTTAGTAAAAGACACGAGAACATACATGTAAACTTGTAGAATcttgaacaataaatattacaaactgcATGAAGTAGGTATTACAAAGTTTCTACGAAACTAAAACATAAGTTGGTAGTCTACTATGTCAGTGGTTCTCAGATGTGGTCGGAGGCCCACTGATGGTACACGAGGGTCCACCAGGTGATCTGTAAACTGGTCCAAAATACAAGTCACATCAAAGCAACGCAATTCTTTCAATTAATTCTGAAAATTTCTAAGTCTCTTTTGTGTTTCGATAAATTGCTAGATGCTTGTAAGTATTCGATTTAATATTCTTCTACTATTTAACTTTAAAGCGTGTGTTACATACTTGCATGTATAAATGATTAGCAGATATTTTCGGGAGGTCAAGATATATCTTGGATATTATAACTTATGTAACGCATAGCAAGCCAATTCTTCTAACTATCTTGTCGCCGCCGTGAAGCTACTTCATAGGACTGGGCACAAGTTTAACAATTTGTCACGTTGGTACATGGGACATGGAAATTACCTTAACATCTGTCCATCTATATTCTGTGACTAGAATTCCTGTAAATAGGTTTAGCGTATTTGTCATGCTTAATATATGAATTTACAGTTCAATGTTGAAGAAGCAAAGCCTAGCTACTCAAATTACGAAGGTTATCAGAGTTACACGCTAGAATCAGACACTGGTACAATAACAAAAGCATGCTCTCAGTGTGTGGAAATGATGTGGACGAACGGTGTGAAACATAATCTAAGAAATATGTAAGTATAAAATATCAAGGAGAATGAAAAACAGGAAAgattatttcaatttaataaatCATATCTTGAGTACTACATACCTGTAgtaaacacattaacatgaacaaTGTACTTTAGTAAAACTagttgatatataaaacaaataaaacagaaaaattaatttttcaacaaGAATTAAAGAATGTGCACTATACCATGGATAGTTCGGTACTATGttacattgttattaaaatgaactaaaaggaaggaaattattataaaatactagcCGTTCTTACTCGCCGTTGCTCAAGTATTACTTGAGCATTGGCCCGATGTTTagctatttttaaacaaaaaggaTCAAACGAAGGTCTCATGTACTTAGCGTTTCTTGCAAATGGCGCTCTGCATGTCAAATGTCCATGTGAAATTACAAGTCTTGCCTGGTTTCGGCTTTAAAAAGAGCAGCTCGTCTCTTACATTAACTGTCAATGTGTGCTTTTCTTTCATGTGGAGTCTCAGTCTGTCGCTACTGTTGCATATATTTTGCTCCTTCTAATTGTCAgtcagaattatttttatttttctagagaTTTTACTTTAAAGTACACAACACAGGCCTGCGAATGCAAACTTCAGAAAAGttattctagttttaataatgCATTTTAACTAATTTAGCTACGCAGAcatcgaaaataatatttttctctttctgtCACGTAAgaattttttacaaattgggaagaaaaTTCTTACTTAGAACAAGTTATTATTTCACTTACCACAATAAACGTTTCTAATTGTTATGTTCgtgaacaaaaatacaaataaactgaaaattaaggAAGAACATTACATTTATGTCAAACGAATATGCATCCTCATTCattcattttttaatgtaattatgtcTTTTGGTTTCAAaactatgtattttatatattaagtaTCTAGCAGCTCCTTCCAATGATCAATAGTAATCGGacatcatgctgatgttccaccttccctGATACCTCCTCTCAATTTCCTTAATCTCTTGAAGAAACTTCCCTTATTCTTTGCTGATGGCACCAGAATTTTCAAGGAAATAGTCAACATCTGAGGGTACGAAATGAACTTTCAACTGATATTACAACctaactctttgaatttatctaTCATGTTATTACCATTATTATCGTAGTTTGGGTCACTGTTGTTTCTTTAACAATttgtcaataacatctttaaaggtactccatgctttttttttttcaactttcctCATTGTCCTTTCTACTGGTCGTCCAAAATCAAATTCCTAATCTGGATCCCAAGAAATATCCTGTTTTTAGTTTCGCTCCTTAAAGATCTGAGAATAGCCCACATTCATACTTGAAACAGCCATCATCTTTGTTTTAGGCCTTCACAAGCTGCTTCATTAGGCTGACTCTGCGTGGTCATTGCTTCTTTATTTAGTGCTGATTTCGTGCACCcattcacaaaaaacaacaacatggaaaCTTTGTATAACCGGATTGTTGACTGAACAACATACAAAGAACTTTTAAGTCTCCACAAAGTAGCCAACTGTGTTCTTTGTATTTGACATTATCAAGAAGAAGTTCAAAATTCTTGTACGGTTTCTTCAAGAGAATCGAATGAGTAATATAAACACATGCATATATGTTACCATTGTGAAGGAGAATACCTTAGAAATGTCTTTTAGAGAAACCAATGAACAGTTGTCATTGATGTTAATTCAGcaacaatatttcattaaaccaGCGAACCTTCTTGCGAAAAGTATGGTTTAAACTCTTTCTCACTATTTTTGTATCAGTAAAATGATGTCCCTCGAAAAAGTAAGTTCTTAGTCCAAAGTCTGGTCCACAAAATATCTAAAGAATCATCTGGAAGACCCAAATCTATCATCAAATCAttaagtttaccttgtgtgaaaAGTTGTGATTCACAAGCCGTTTCAGTTTGAAAACAATCGCTATCATCATTTTTGTTGACATACATTCACAATCAGATGAAATTGTACATAGAGTCTCTGGTGGATGAGAtaaggtacatcaggtccatgagcAGAAGGTCTTATAGAAGACTGCAGGTTTGGATaagaaatttactttttattcacGTGTTGTAGCCTTTCACAACACTTAAAGTGTTGATGACTTAAAAATAAGTCATCTCCGTGGTTTTAAAATTCACGCCAGACCATTAAAAATTGAAAAGGTCAAGACTTTGTTCTTACATTAGTCACTTTTCTGAACTTTTCAACAAAATCAGTGCAAACTTTGTGCAGAGCTCATGAACTGTCTTGCTTCCAAAATTTTATTCCAATAAACGCGTTATACGCTTTTTGacaaattctgtaatgttttttccTTTGTTTCGTTACAACAAATGTACCACAATTATAAAAGAATATGTTTGAGTTATTTGAACAACTTCTTGTTGCCATAGCAGAAAACATGCAATATTGAGAAGAAAAATAACTACACGTCATAGGGcttgttaactgtttatatactaacGGTGCCTTCCTCATGGGACAATCGATAAGACTCTTACGTCGCGATTGGTCGAGAGAAGTCCATAGCCAGTGGTTATAAACGTTTTAGACATAAaaaaaatgtgacccgatttcactGCAAGTAATTCACTTAtgaagtacatatgacgtttttcTGAAAAATCAGTACtttatgaagaaaaattaatattactttcGGATTCAGTGCACATCgagccccccactagtacagcggtatgtctccggatttacaacgctaaaatcaggggttcgattccccttggtggactgagcagatagcacgatgtggctttgctataagaaaaacacagtgCACATCTAAaaatttcaagataataaaactaTCGCAGGCATATATGTGTGATAAACGTCAGAAACATTTTATCATACCTAACTACCCTTCCAAAATAaggttaataaaaacaatttagttttaCAAAATTTGCGGTCAACTTGTCTATTCTATAAAGTTAGTCTTGTTTGTCCGTAGACATGACAGCGTTTGATGGATTTTTATACTGACACCACAATGCCAGTACGCATGTTTATAAAATACGCATAAACGTTTCTGACGTCATTTCCACTCgaatcaaataaaaaattctgTTCGTCTTTTACGTCACCATGGGGGCTTCATGGGGCGAACAGAC
Protein-coding regions in this window:
- the LOC143258641 gene encoding uncharacterized protein LOC143258641, which gives rise to MNFPFTEMFLLEALVLSFGVGCCRALTGDYQNQANFDEYPKPYNFGYDVQDELGTALSRWESGDGSGAVSGSYGYTDPLGVYRWVQYQADGNGFVANIKTNEPGTANQNPADVTLSAEEPPVAVIQNILAQDRARASKPVHAGSGFIGRPAVALGGGLPGFGLGGRHRGAGFGGGHSGAGFGVGGRGAGLGVGQLGAGFGGGSRRAGFGGGHTGAGFGGGLGGGHISAGFGRGGLGASFGGRAGVKIGGGHSGVGFTSSLPVAGFGRGLSGAGFVGRRQAAGFHGGHSVSGLGGDSTIWSSSHGVLNVGGGKHGHPY